A stretch of Aureispira sp. CCB-E DNA encodes these proteins:
- a CDS encoding helix-turn-helix domain-containing protein — translation MSINQRFKEIVSALEINASQLAKKLDVTRPTITRIINGVNEPSAKILAPLLKAYPQLDIKWLLIGEGEMFLKPQVEVNEVDKDYLDRLADSLERENTMLRKEVNGLAEELDRIRKIVEALPDED, via the coding sequence ATGTCTATAAATCAAAGGTTTAAAGAAATTGTATCTGCACTCGAAATTAATGCAAGTCAGCTTGCAAAGAAATTAGATGTAACTCGACCGACAATTACACGGATAATTAATGGTGTTAATGAGCCAAGTGCTAAAATTTTAGCGCCATTATTAAAGGCGTATCCTCAATTAGATATCAAATGGTTATTAATAGGAGAGGGGGAAATGTTTTTAAAGCCTCAGGTAGAGGTAAATGAAGTTGACAAGGATTATTTAGATCGCTTGGCAGATAGCTTAGAAAGAGAAAATACGATGCTTAGAAAAGAGGTTAATGGGCTAGCTGAAGAATTAGATCGGATTAGGAAAATAGTAGAAGCACTACCAGACGAGGATTAA
- a CDS encoding peptidoglycan recognition family protein, translated as MDQSNALLRSATKKYGTRTLDQIRQIVVHHSASIGQTAKDYARYHVLTKGWAGIGYTFVIEVDGLIVQAHPLTVVSYNTAGVNTATIGICLSGDFTKQEPSRAQLKSLKQLIRYLRKTLPQRLDVYGHKDFGTTRCPGPNLYKHLHQFQLA; from the coding sequence GTGGATCAATCCAATGCATTGCTGCGCTCGGCGACTAAAAAATATGGAACCAGGACTTTAGATCAGATTCGTCAAATTGTTGTCCATCATTCGGCTTCTATTGGTCAAACGGCCAAGGACTATGCTCGCTATCATGTCTTGACCAAGGGCTGGGCGGGGATTGGGTACACTTTTGTGATTGAAGTGGATGGGTTGATTGTTCAGGCGCATCCTTTGACGGTCGTGAGTTACAATACAGCTGGGGTAAATACGGCCACCATTGGCATTTGTTTGAGTGGTGATTTTACGAAACAAGAGCCCAGTCGGGCACAGCTCAAGAGCTTAAAGCAGCTAATCCGATATTTAAGAAAAACCTTGCCTCAGCGTTTGGACGTTTATGGTCACAAGGACTTTGGAACAACCCGTTGTCCAGGACCGAATTTATACAAACATTTGCATCAATTTCAATTGGCATGA
- a CDS encoding tetratricopeptide repeat protein — MIHFINRLYSTVKNVLSSNDSPYKELKIKSLEREKRIHNSQNNKYKDANYSIAYNLFEKGNEKFSNEDYEGAIIEYNRSLEIHPILEDAYHNRGCSYARLENHEKAIEDYSRNLLINPKDENSYFNRAYSKNQINDKEGALVDYSKVISLNNEDKVAYFNRALIFYELTLFTKAQFDLNRAIELDENYYDAHFYKALIKTENKELQEALNDYDIAEKIYSKDPYLYYNRGIIYSDMKKYNKAISEYDKAISIDKNHSLSYNNRAYIYIKQGYYNKAIKDCDDAININPNFAFAYNNRGFSKYKLGLYLDALKDCTQSKSLDESNAHVYYYLGLIFHKLSEPEKSKIYLAKADELGYNDDRENIN, encoded by the coding sequence ATGATACATTTTATAAACAGGCTATATTCTACAGTTAAAAATGTTCTTAGCTCAAATGATTCTCCCTATAAAGAATTAAAAATTAAAAGCCTAGAACGTGAAAAGAGGATACATAACTCTCAAAATAATAAATACAAAGATGCAAATTATTCTATTGCCTATAACTTATTTGAGAAAGGAAATGAAAAATTTAGCAATGAAGATTATGAGGGTGCTATAATTGAGTATAACAGATCTTTAGAAATACATCCAATACTTGAAGATGCATATCACAATCGAGGATGTTCTTACGCTAGATTAGAAAACCATGAAAAAGCAATAGAAGATTACAGTAGAAATCTTCTAATTAATCCAAAGGATGAAAATTCTTATTTTAATCGGGCTTATTCTAAAAATCAGATAAATGATAAGGAAGGGGCATTAGTTGATTATTCTAAAGTGATATCCCTAAATAATGAAGATAAAGTAGCCTACTTTAATCGGGCTTTAATTTTCTATGAATTAACACTATTCACTAAAGCTCAATTCGATTTAAACAGAGCCATTGAGCTTGATGAAAATTACTATGATGCACATTTCTATAAAGCTCTCATAAAAACAGAAAATAAAGAACTTCAAGAAGCTCTTAACGATTACGATATAGCTGAAAAAATTTATTCAAAAGACCCTTATTTATACTATAATCGAGGAATCATATACTCAGACATGAAAAAATACAATAAAGCTATAAGTGAGTATGATAAAGCAATTTCAATTGATAAAAACCATAGTTTATCTTATAACAACAGAGCGTATATTTACATTAAACAAGGATATTATAATAAGGCTATTAAAGATTGTGATGATGCAATAAATATAAATCCTAATTTTGCTTTTGCTTACAACAATAGAGGTTTTTCAAAATATAAATTAGGGTTATATTTAGATGCACTAAAAGATTGTACGCAGTCAAAAAGTTTAGATGAATCAAACGCTCATGTTTATTATTATTTAGGGCTTATATTTCACAAACTTAGCGAGCCTGAAAAATCAAAAATATATTTAGCGAAAGCTGATGAGCTTGGATATAATGATGACAGGGAAAATATAAATTAA
- a CDS encoding N-acetylmuramoyl-L-alanine amidase, translated as MSCIPIISNGHGGLIGNVYQTKGKRSPVWSDGAVLYEGEFNRAIKNRLLELLHFKGIPYYDLVPEQHDIHRSVRVARANRFHAQYKNTFLLDLHSNAGGGKGSEVFISSAASSSSLALAHWSQALFVQHFPESTFRGIKRRNFDLVHLTNMPAILLEHFFMDNEQECRTYLMTTKGRDRIAAYTLAIIEAYLKYHHS; from the coding sequence ATGTCTTGCATTCCAATTATCAGCAATGGGCATGGTGGTTTGATTGGCAACGTCTACCAAACAAAGGGCAAACGCTCTCCTGTTTGGTCTGACGGTGCGGTTCTTTATGAAGGAGAATTTAATCGAGCCATCAAAAACCGTTTGTTAGAACTGCTCCATTTTAAAGGCATTCCTTATTATGATTTGGTGCCAGAGCAGCACGACATTCATCGGAGTGTTCGAGTTGCTCGAGCGAATCGTTTTCATGCCCAATACAAAAATACCTTTTTACTCGACTTGCATTCCAATGCAGGAGGAGGCAAAGGATCGGAAGTTTTTATCTCCAGTGCTGCCAGCAGCTCCAGCTTGGCTTTAGCGCATTGGTCTCAAGCCTTGTTTGTCCAACATTTTCCAGAAAGTACGTTTCGAGGCATCAAACGCAGGAATTTTGATTTGGTACATTTGACCAACATGCCCGCCATTCTCTTGGAGCATTTTTTTATGGACAATGAGCAAGAATGCAGAACCTATTTAATGACAACCAAAGGACGAGATCGGATTGCCGCTTATACCTTGGCAATTATTGAAGCCTACCTTAAATACCATCATTCATGA
- a CDS encoding DUF4238 domain-containing protein, producing the protein MGKGTIRQHFVPRTYLKNFGIVGKKKVQVYVYDKENERNFLTNTAKIAVQKHFYSLEGKTIEEQQMIEKFYADNIESDYEEVYELLTDASKIQITDDEKYKIVTTILSIYYRNPIWVNKHNEVWKSALTESYRLLENSKEKKIQLPDGEFVDCENKSLEDVIEEVRQKHHQAYLLEHLKYTFMLVNARLDDSITVIKLSGDHEFITSDNPVIMSNMDGSKIIPFDKDNFIRLPIDNKHQVIISPKSISGSKEENNVILRRFDNENISSMESMILNTQEYDNALTYIIGNESGVNGYLRNKPLYERTVTPKELEDDKKALIKLKELLEPLKFDKELLEAIEKFFGKF; encoded by the coding sequence ATGGGTAAAGGCACAATTAGACAACATTTCGTTCCTAGAACATACTTGAAAAACTTTGGTATAGTTGGGAAAAAAAAAGTTCAAGTATATGTTTATGATAAAGAAAATGAACGTAATTTTTTAACTAATACAGCAAAAATAGCTGTACAAAAGCATTTCTATTCATTGGAAGGAAAAACTATAGAAGAGCAACAGATGATTGAAAAATTTTATGCTGACAACATAGAATCAGACTATGAAGAAGTTTATGAGCTTCTAACTGATGCTAGTAAAATTCAAATAACTGATGATGAAAAGTATAAAATTGTTACGACAATACTTAGTATATACTATAGAAACCCCATATGGGTAAATAAACATAATGAAGTTTGGAAGAGTGCATTAACCGAAAGTTATAGATTACTTGAAAACTCAAAAGAAAAGAAAATCCAATTACCAGATGGAGAGTTTGTAGATTGTGAAAATAAATCTCTTGAAGATGTTATTGAGGAAGTTAGGCAAAAGCACCATCAAGCATATTTATTGGAACATTTGAAATATACATTTATGCTTGTAAATGCAAGGTTAGATGACAGTATTACTGTTATTAAATTAAGTGGTGACCATGAATTTATTACTAGTGATAATCCTGTAATAATGTCTAATATGGATGGTTCTAAAATAATACCTTTTGATAAGGACAATTTTATAAGATTACCAATTGATAATAAACATCAAGTTATAATTTCGCCTAAAAGTATTTCAGGTTCTAAAGAAGAAAATAATGTTATCTTAAGGAGATTTGATAATGAAAATATATCATCTATGGAAAGTATGATACTTAATACTCAGGAATATGACAATGCTTTAACTTATATAATAGGTAATGAAAGTGGAGTAAACGGATATTTAAGAAATAAACCATTATATGAAAGAACGGTAACTCCAAAGGAATTAGAAGATGATAAAAAAGCTTTAATAAAACTTAAGGAACTTTTGGAACCACTTAAATTTGATAAAGAATTACTTGAGGCAATAGAGAAGTTTTTTGGTAAATTTTAA
- a CDS encoding helix-turn-helix domain-containing protein, with product MMDQNFVEALKLQLKAELRAELREELKEEVKDEIKEEVKEEFKEELKLLLIKDKSIINTAEAAHLLGLQPRTVRKLNEEGKLNGRKYKKSGYLFFVKQEVEDYQTDNLRHAASFP from the coding sequence ATGATGGATCAAAACTTTGTAGAAGCATTAAAACTACAGCTCAAAGCAGAACTTCGAGCAGAACTTCGGGAAGAACTAAAAGAGGAAGTAAAGGACGAAATTAAGGAGGAAGTGAAGGAGGAGTTCAAAGAAGAGCTGAAACTCTTACTCATCAAAGACAAGAGCATTATCAATACAGCTGAAGCGGCACACTTACTAGGCTTACAGCCTAGAACTGTAAGAAAGCTCAATGAGGAAGGGAAACTCAATGGACGCAAGTACAAAAAAAGCGGCTATTTGTTTTTTGTAAAACAAGAAGTGGAGGATTATCAGACCGATAACCTTCGGCATGCGGCTTCGTTTCCGTAG
- a CDS encoding LPD1 domain-containing protein, with protein sequence MKIVDTLSPEGGSRAERWWEDQGFVELYQFFRKGAMEKRFYDKLKDVRTVHEVFQLRGYQFGNWVTHEDRFNYLAALGICLYDLNRVLRFKGNNLGLDKTLGIAFGARGVKGALAHYEPSTNIINLTRYYEENRFDEPTEKKVRFVFSGGVGSFAHEYGHFLDYFFGARIENHPKIYALSDGRSTDPRRINYDPAKMPMRYWMEEILEKAYWDKSKTADSSYVRRIRKAIPKQYLDYFLRRNEIFARLFEQYVGYKLQEMKIQNIFLTKTKYHAIQYMTPTELKTVVPLFDKLLLQMRKHF encoded by the coding sequence ATGAAAATTGTAGATACTTTAAGTCCAGAAGGAGGCTCTAGAGCCGAACGATGGTGGGAAGATCAAGGTTTTGTAGAATTGTATCAATTCTTTCGAAAAGGAGCGATGGAAAAACGCTTTTATGACAAGCTCAAAGATGTTCGAACGGTGCACGAAGTCTTTCAATTGAGGGGCTATCAGTTTGGTAACTGGGTAACGCATGAAGACCGTTTTAATTATTTAGCTGCTCTAGGTATTTGTTTGTATGACTTAAATCGAGTGTTGCGATTCAAAGGAAACAACCTTGGTTTGGACAAAACATTGGGCATTGCCTTTGGAGCTCGAGGGGTAAAGGGCGCTTTAGCCCATTATGAACCCTCTACCAATATTATCAATCTCACTCGTTACTACGAAGAGAACCGTTTTGATGAACCTACCGAGAAAAAAGTCCGCTTTGTCTTTTCGGGCGGCGTGGGATCCTTTGCACATGAGTATGGTCATTTCCTAGATTACTTTTTTGGTGCTCGAATAGAAAACCATCCCAAAATCTATGCGCTATCTGATGGTCGCTCGACAGATCCTAGACGCATCAATTACGATCCCGCTAAAATGCCCATGCGTTACTGGATGGAGGAGATTCTAGAAAAGGCGTATTGGGACAAGAGCAAAACAGCGGATTCTAGTTATGTGAGACGTATTCGAAAAGCAATTCCTAAACAATATCTAGATTACTTCTTGAGAAGAAATGAAATCTTTGCTCGGCTCTTTGAGCAGTATGTTGGTTACAAACTCCAGGAGATGAAGATTCAAAATATCTTTTTGACCAAAACGAAGTATCATGCTATCCAATATATGACACCTACTGAGTTAAAAACAGTGGTGCCTTTGTTTGATAAGTTGCTGCTGCAGATGCGGAAACATTTTTAG
- a CDS encoding glycoside hydrolase family 19 protein: MTIQTKQYVGGAALLLLFLVLIRSLIVRARRLRFVKACEAAFGSLDQTQKDSIQLIVKMFERYGDKDQNKLIYILATARHESNFRPIKERRASSSQTEVYNNQNAYWYTGYYGRGFVQLTWDRNYAKMSKLLGVDFVSNPDWVMQPKYAARILVQGMMEGAFTRRPLERYINASKVDFYNARWVVNGLDRAERIANYAESIIQNIT; the protein is encoded by the coding sequence ATGACAATACAAACGAAACAATATGTAGGAGGGGCGGCTTTGTTGCTCCTCTTTTTAGTTTTAATCCGCTCCTTAATTGTAAGGGCTAGGCGTCTACGTTTTGTAAAAGCCTGTGAAGCTGCTTTTGGTTCCTTAGATCAAACGCAAAAGGATTCCATCCAGCTTATTGTGAAGATGTTTGAACGATATGGAGATAAAGACCAAAATAAGTTGATTTATATCCTGGCAACTGCTCGACATGAAAGCAACTTTCGACCGATTAAAGAAAGAAGAGCTTCGTCTAGTCAAACAGAGGTGTACAACAATCAAAATGCCTATTGGTATACGGGCTATTATGGGCGTGGTTTTGTACAGCTGACTTGGGATCGGAACTATGCTAAAATGTCGAAGTTACTAGGAGTTGACTTTGTTTCTAATCCTGATTGGGTGATGCAGCCTAAGTATGCAGCTCGTATTTTGGTGCAGGGGATGATGGAAGGGGCGTTTACTCGTCGTCCTTTGGAAAGGTATATTAATGCATCGAAGGTGGACTTTTATAATGCTCGCTGGGTGGTGAATGGTTTGGATCGGGCGGAGCGAATAGCCAATTATGCAGAATCTATTATTCAGAATATAACTTGA
- a CDS encoding site-specific integrase, whose product MINFSIVYNRKHQLRKNGTALIQIKAYLNNKAKFFSTNIYVTPKQWSPKRKQVVDHPNAMSFNNEIRRQIDRMETYALELIKKQGSVTLTQLENTKRYEDLNSFTEFFEYEMTNSSTLAKETKKKQKTALNYLKKFRKKILFADLTYDLILEYDRFLASHGLHVNTIYTHHKQLRRYINVAIKRDIFDANKNPYKKFSPKQVKTERTVLTQQEVVQLEQLSFGREEFYLELIRDMFLFSCYTGLRFADVRSVKRENIEQDYLGYVLKIVAQKTGKQLILPLYKLYGHKPTEIVNKYLLHGMAPQDPIFHAYANQYYNRVLKTLAERASIHKKLTSHVARHTFATHLASKVPIHILKSILQHSKLETTMVYLHLSNKIINDALDGIDW is encoded by the coding sequence ATGATTAATTTCTCTATTGTTTACAATCGTAAACACCAACTCCGTAAAAACGGAACCGCATTGATTCAAATCAAAGCTTATTTGAACAACAAAGCCAAATTCTTTTCCACCAACATCTACGTTACCCCCAAACAATGGAGCCCCAAGCGCAAGCAAGTGGTTGACCATCCCAATGCCATGTCCTTTAACAATGAAATTAGAAGGCAAATTGATCGGATGGAAACCTACGCCCTGGAGTTGATCAAAAAACAAGGCTCTGTTACCCTAACGCAGTTGGAAAACACCAAACGCTACGAGGATCTCAATTCCTTTACCGAGTTTTTTGAATACGAGATGACCAACAGCTCTACCCTAGCCAAAGAAACCAAGAAAAAACAAAAGACAGCGCTCAACTATCTCAAGAAGTTTCGAAAGAAAATTCTTTTTGCGGATTTGACCTATGATTTAATCCTAGAGTACGACCGATTCTTGGCAAGTCATGGCTTGCATGTCAATACCATTTACACGCATCACAAGCAACTAAGACGTTATATTAATGTCGCCATCAAACGAGATATTTTTGATGCCAATAAGAATCCTTACAAGAAGTTTAGCCCCAAACAGGTGAAAACGGAGCGCACGGTGCTCACTCAACAGGAAGTCGTACAGCTGGAGCAGCTCTCCTTTGGACGAGAAGAATTTTACTTGGAGCTGATTCGGGATATGTTTCTCTTTTCTTGTTATACGGGCTTGCGCTTTGCAGATGTTCGTTCAGTCAAACGGGAGAATATCGAGCAGGACTACCTAGGCTATGTCTTAAAAATTGTGGCGCAAAAAACGGGCAAACAATTGATCTTGCCTTTGTACAAACTCTATGGACACAAACCAACGGAAATTGTCAATAAATACCTGTTGCACGGCATGGCTCCTCAGGATCCTATCTTTCATGCGTATGCCAACCAGTATTACAATCGAGTTTTAAAAACTTTGGCAGAACGAGCATCCATTCACAAAAAACTAACGAGCCATGTGGCTCGCCATACCTTTGCCACACATTTGGCTTCTAAGGTGCCCATTCATATTCTAAAGTCTATTTTGCAGCATTCTAAGTTGGAAACGACTATGGTTTATTTGCATCTGTCTAATAAGATTATTAATGATGCTTTGGATGGGATTGATTGGTAG
- a CDS encoding glycoside hydrolase family 19 protein yields the protein MKNNTTLKWMGGAILLFLLLLLVIKIRLKLAQEKAIQTCENAFGYMDATQQDSIRKIVTAFHRYGDGDKNKLAYILATAWHESHFRPVQERRATPSQTELYNRQNQYWSSGYFGRGFVQLTWKENYQKMARVFRVDFVNQPDLALQPTYAARILVYGMMQGSFTGLALKDFINAKRQDFYKARQVVNRLDRAGKIAEYGKLVVNDFV from the coding sequence ATGAAAAACAACACTACGTTAAAATGGATGGGCGGTGCTATACTGCTCTTTTTACTCCTTCTCCTGGTTATTAAAATTCGCTTAAAACTGGCTCAAGAAAAAGCCATCCAAACTTGTGAAAATGCTTTTGGCTATATGGATGCAACCCAACAGGATTCTATTCGGAAGATTGTGACGGCTTTCCATCGTTATGGCGATGGAGATAAAAATAAGCTGGCTTATATCTTGGCAACGGCTTGGCATGAAAGTCACTTTCGTCCTGTCCAGGAACGGCGTGCGACTCCTAGCCAAACGGAGCTGTATAACCGTCAAAATCAATATTGGTCCTCGGGTTATTTTGGACGGGGTTTTGTTCAATTGACTTGGAAGGAGAATTATCAAAAGATGGCTCGGGTCTTTCGGGTGGATTTTGTCAATCAGCCTGATCTAGCACTGCAACCAACTTATGCGGCTCGTATTTTGGTTTATGGCATGATGCAGGGTTCTTTTACGGGGCTTGCTTTGAAGGATTTTATTAATGCGAAACGCCAGGACTTTTATAAGGCGAGGCAGGTGGTCAATCGTTTGGATCGAGCTGGG
- a CDS encoding peptidoglycan-binding domain-containing protein, with protein sequence MKEKIQEHKVPLIVGALVLLAVLAFMYKNKLASFFLYKGGLTNAQSATMHPTVTSNNSAIVDRDTLLQKGSKGKQVEELQQLLNVKHGSSGPSFYEYLTVDGIFGSATEAMLKKYTGRTSISINDLLKALK encoded by the coding sequence ATGAAGGAAAAAATTCAAGAACACAAAGTCCCCTTAATTGTGGGGGCTTTGGTTTTGTTGGCTGTACTTGCTTTTATGTATAAAAATAAGCTAGCATCCTTCTTTTTGTATAAAGGAGGATTGACCAATGCTCAATCCGCAACAATGCATCCAACCGTGACCAGCAACAACAGTGCAATAGTGGATAGAGATACCCTTTTACAAAAAGGCAGTAAAGGCAAGCAAGTAGAGGAATTGCAACAATTGCTGAATGTCAAGCATGGTAGTAGTGGTCCTAGTTTTTATGAGTACTTAACGGTAGATGGCATTTTTGGTTCCGCAACGGAAGCGATGTTAAAAAAGTACACGGGAAGAACAAGCATCAGTATCAATGACTTGCTAAAAGCCTTGAAGTAA
- a CDS encoding glycosyl hydrolase 108 family protein — protein MASFNSWMLPTKRRWRRIMAGYQDLYNDKGNWSSNQVGVGTLIGTNRSIAAPTLIAWRGRMVSKAEMEALSIGEAMQIYKVQYWDKIQGDLIQSQALADILADMKSSAGGNAIKEMQRTLNDLGERLSVDGAFGVASVQALNRQILRVGQARIFNAFRQRMIAYYRRINSPYERQLIDSLNRDYPAMKTDWTRVAVTVGVVATAGALVAYGIYQYQQIQT, from the coding sequence ATGGCTAGTTTCAACAGTTGGATGCTGCCCACCAAACGACGGTGGCGGCGTATCATGGCAGGTTATCAGGATCTGTACAACGACAAGGGCAATTGGTCATCCAATCAAGTCGGGGTGGGGACCTTGATTGGTACCAATCGAAGTATTGCCGCTCCGACACTCATTGCCTGGCGTGGGCGCATGGTCTCTAAAGCAGAAATGGAGGCATTGTCTATTGGGGAAGCCATGCAGATTTACAAGGTTCAATATTGGGATAAGATCCAAGGCGACTTGATCCAGAGCCAAGCCCTTGCGGATATTTTAGCAGATATGAAAAGCTCCGCTGGAGGCAATGCCATCAAAGAAATGCAGCGCACCCTTAATGATTTGGGAGAGCGCCTTTCGGTGGATGGTGCTTTTGGGGTGGCTTCTGTTCAGGCGCTCAATCGGCAAATCCTACGAGTAGGGCAGGCTCGTATTTTTAATGCTTTTAGACAGCGAATGATTGCTTATTACAGGCGTATTAATAGTCCTTATGAAAGGCAATTGATTGACTCCTTGAATCGGGATTATCCTGCTATGAAAACCGATTGGACTCGAGTGGCAGTGACGGTTGGAGTGGTTGCGACAGCTGGTGCTTTAGTTGCCTATGGTATTTATCAGTATCAACAAATTCAAACATGA